The genomic region AGCCCGCCGCGGGCCACCGCGCCGAAGCGCAGGTGCACGCCCTCCACCCGCGGGGAGTACACGAAGATCTCATACGACGGGCGCGGCTCGGGCAGCTCCGGGATCGCGGCGGGCTCGAGCTTGAGGGAGATGTAGGGGCGCGGGCCGCGGTCCGGGTCGTCGTCCAGGGGGCGGAAGTAGTTGGTCCGCAGCGTGGCGCGCACGTGGGTCAGGTAGGAGCGCAGCACCCGGTCGTGGTCCAGGCTCACCACCGCGTCCAGCGCGGCGGCGATCTGCTGCTCGAGGTCGTCGACGAGCGCGACCCGGTCCTCGGCCTCCGGCTCCAGCCCGGAGGCGGGGTCGAAGCGGGCCTCGAAGAGGCGCACCAGCAGCCGGGTGATGTCGCTGTTGGCGACCAGCGCCTGCTGGATCGTGGAGAGCGCGAACGGCGATCCGCCCTGGCGCATGTACTTGGCGTAGGCGCGCAGCAAGGTGGCCTGACGCCAGGTGAGCCCGGCGCCGAGCACCAGCGCGTTGAACCCGTCGGTCTCGTTGAAGCCCTCCCACGAGGCGCGGACCGCGTCCTGGAACAGCTCGTGGCCGTGGGCCGGCAGCTCGCCGTCGTGGCGCAGGCCGAAGTCGTAGACCACGAAGCGCCGGTCCTGGCCCTCGAGCTCGTAGGGCCGCTCGTCGATCACCTCCACGCCCATCGAGGACAGCATCGGCAGCACCCGCGACAGCGAGAGCGGCGGTCCGACCCGGTAGAGCTTGAGCCGCATCTCGCCGCGGTCGGCGTCGGGGGTCTGGTGCAGGGCCAGGTCGATGCCCTCCTCGCCCGGGATCGCCTCCAGGCGGGCGGCGTCGACCGCGCCGCTGCGCGGGGAGAAGTCCTCCTTGTAGGCCTCCGGCCAGGCGTCGGCGAAACGGCGGCCGAGGCGGGCGCCGACCTCCTCGCCGTACTCGCTGATGACCGCGCCGAGGAAGTCGTCGCGCCACGACCGCGAGGCCTCGGCGAGACGCCGCTCGAGGTCGGCGGTGTCGATCTCGGGCGGCTCGGTGCCCTCGGGCAGGTGCACGACGAAGTGCACCCGCGCGGTCGTGGACTGGTTGATCCCGACGGTGAACTCCGTCGACACCGCGCCGAGCTGGTCGCGCAGGATCCGGGCGAACCGCTCCCGCACCGTGGTGTTGTAGCGGTCGCGCGGGAGGTAGACGAGCACCGAGACGTAGCGGCCGTAGGTGTCGGTGCGGGTGAGCACCCGCACCGCCCGGCGCTCCCGGGCGTGCATCGCGGCCTCGGCCAGCGGCGCGAGCTCATCGATGCTGGTGTGCAGCAGCTCGTCGCGCGGATAGGTCTCCAAGGTGTCCATCAGCGCCCGACCGGCATAGCTGCGCGGGTCGAAGCCGCTGCGGCGCAGCACCGCGGCGGCCCGCTCGCGCAGCAGCGGGATCCGCACCAGCGACTCGGCGTACGCCGAGCTGGACAGCAGACCCAGGAACCGGCGCTCGCCCACGACCTCCCCCGCGGCGTCGAACACCTTCACGCCGACGTAGTCGAGGTACGCCGGGCGGTGCACGGTGGCGCGGGAGTTGGCCTTGGCGAGCACCAGCAGGGTCTTCTCGCGGGCCTTGGCCCGCACCCGCGGCGGCAGCACCCCGGCCTCGGGCGACATGTCCGGGTCGGGGCGCAGGATGCCCAGGCCGGTGCCGGGGACTGCGCGCAGCCGGTCCTGCCCGCCGTCGCGGCACAGCTCGTACTCGCGGTAGCCGAGGTAGGTGAAGTGGTCGTCGGCGAGCCAGCGCAGCAGCTCGCGGCTCTGGCGGACCTCCTCCGGGTCCAGGCCGGCGGGCGGCTCGGAGCCGAGCTCGGCGACGATCTCCAGCATCCGGCCGCGGGTGCGCGACCAGTCCTCGGTGGCGTCGCGGACGTCGCGCAGCACCGCCTGGACCCGCTCGACGACCTCCTCGACGTCACCGCCCTCGGCGATCCGGCTGACCTCGATGTGCATCCAGGACTCGCGCACCACCCCGCTCTCCGGGACCCGAGCCCCGTCGCGCACCGGGCCGAGGGAGACCAGCTCCCCGGTGATGTCGCGGACCACGTCGAACTGCGGGTGGATCACCACGTGCACCTCGCGCTGCTGGCGCGAGAGCTCCATGGTCAGGGAGTCGACGAGGAACGGCATGTCGTCGACGACCACCTCGACCACGGAGTGGCCGGCCGCGGCCCAGCCGTCCTCGGCCAGGGTCGGGGTCACCACCCGCACCGCGGCGGTGCCCTGCGGGCGGGCCTTCGCCAGGCGGTAGTGGCTGGCCAGCGCGCCGTACACGTCCACGGCGGCGCGCCCGAGCATGTCCTCGGGCGCCACGTGGCGGTAGTAGTTCGCCAGCAGCGCGTCGATCTCGTCGGGGGGCGGGCCACCGCTCCCCCGGCTGCCGCGCGCCACCTGCGCAGCCTGCTCGACCAGCTCGGACTTCTGGACCACCTGCGTCGACACTGACACGCCCCTGACCCTAGGCCGCGGGTGTGACCGAGCCAACTCTCCTCGCCGACGCGGCCGCTCAGAGCGTCGAGCGCAGCTCCCACAGCAGCGGGTAGTACTGCAGCGGCACCCGCCCGCGCAGGTAGCCCGCGCCGCTGGACCCGCCGGTGCCGGAGCGCGCCCCGATCATCCGCTCGACCATCACCACGTGCCGGGCCCGCCAGGCCGCCGCCAGCTCGTCGTGCTGCAGCAGCGCCTCGGCCAGCGACCAGACCTCGGCGTACCCCTCCCGGTCGCGGTACGCCGTGCGCAGCGAGACGCTCACCTCCTCCTCGGTGGCGGCGGCGAGCCCCTGGGCGCGCAGCACGTCGAGGAAGGCGTCCCACAGGGTCGGCTCCGCGAGCCGTCGGGCCAGCCGCTCCTCCTCCTCGCTCGTCAGTCCGCGGAAGCGCTCGAGGTAGCCGGGGTCCTGGGCGCCGGAGAGGAACTCCAGCTCGCGGAACTGCACGGACTGGAAGCCGCTGGCCGGCGCCAGCCGCTGGCGGAACTCCAAGAAGTCCTGCGGGGTCATCGTCTCCAGCACGTCGATCTGCTGCACCAGCACCCGCTCGATCACGTGCACCCGCTGCAACAGGTGCCGCGCCCACCACACCCGCCCGTCGCTCATCGCGTCGCGGGCGGCGCCGAGCTCGTGCAGCAGCTGCTTGAACCACAGCTCGTAGACCTGGTGGATGGTGATGAACAGCAGCTCGTCGTGCGCCGGCGGGTCGGACTCCAGGTGCTGGGCGTCCAGGAGCTGCGGCAGGCGCAGGTAGCTGCCGTAGGTCAGCTGCGCGCCCTGCTCGCCGAAGGAGACGAACGGCTCGCGCGGATCGGCGTCCATCCGGGCACGGTAGCCCGCGCGGGCCGCGATCGCGACGCATGGCACGATCGCGCTCGACCCGCACCACCGTGAAGGAGCTGGAGCCCATGGGCACCCGTGTGAGCCACACCCTGACCTACGACGCGCCGCTGGCCGACGTCCGCTCGATGCTGCTCGACCCCGCCTTCCGCGAGGAGGTGTGCGCACGCTGCAAGGTCCTCAGCTCCACCTCGACCCTCGAGCCGCTGCCCACCGGGCACCGGATCACCATCGAGCAGGTGCAGTCCGCGAGCGGGCTGCCGTCGTTCGCGACCAAGATCGTTGGCGACACGATCCGGATCGTGCAGGTCGAGACCTGGGCCGCACCCGAGCGCGCGGACGTCGAGGTCACGATCCCGGGCAAGCCCGGTGAGATCACCGGCAGCATCGTGCTGAGCGAGTCCGGCGGCGTCACCACCCAGCAGGTCGAGCTCGACGTCCGGGTCCGGATCCCGCTGGTGGCCGGCAAGATCGAGAAGCTGGTCGGCGAGATGCTGGCCAAGGCGCTGACGGTGGAGAACACCGTCGGGCGCGAGCGCCTCGCCCGCGCCGCCTGAGCGGGTCAGTCGCCCTCCATGTGCGGGTAGCGGTAGTCGGTCGGGGGCACGAAGGTCTCCTTGATCGAGCGCGGCGAGGTCCAGCGCAGCAGGTTGCTCGCGGCGCCGGCCTTGTCGTTCGTGCCCGACGCCCGCCCACCGCCGAAGGGCTGCTGGCCCACGACCGCGCCGGTCGGCTTGTCGTTGACGTAGAAGTTGCCGGCGGCGAAGCGCAGCCGCTCGCTCGCCCAGGCGATCGCGCGCCGGTCGCGGGCCACCACCGCCCCGGTGAGCGCGTACGGCGCGAAGGACTCCATCTGGTCCACGACCGTCTCGAAGTCGGCGTCGTCGTAGACGTGGACGGCCAGGATCGGGCCGAAGTACTCGGTGCGGAACATCTCGTCGGTCGGGTCGCCGCCCTCGACCACCGTGGGGCGCACGAACCACCCGACCGAGTCGTCGCACTGGCCGCCGGCGAGCACCCGCAGGGAGTCGCTGGCTCGGGCGCGCGCGATCGCGGTCTCGTGCTTGGCGAACGCGCGGGCGTCGATCACCGCGCCCATGAAGTGCGACAGGTCGCGCACGTCGCCCATGCTGAGACTCTCCACCTCGGCCACGAGGTCGTCGCGGATGCGGTCCCACACCGAGCGGGCGACGTACGCACGTGACGCGGCGGAGCACTTTTGGCCCTGGTACTCGAAGGCGCCGCGGACCAGCGCGGTGCGCAGCGCGTCGGGGTCCGCGGAGGGGTGGGCGAGGATGAAGTCCTTGCCGCCGGTCTCGCCGACCAGGCGGGGGTAGGCGCGGTAGGAGGCGATGTTCTCCCCGACCGTGCGCCACAGGTGCTGGAAGGTCGGCGTCGAGCCGGTGAAGTGGATGCCGGCCAGGTCGGGGTCGCCCAGCACCACCTCGGAGACCGCCACCCCGTCGCCGGGCAGCATGTTGATCACCCCGGGCGGCAGCCCGGCCTCCTCGAGGAGCTCCATCGTCAGCGAGGCAGCGAGCTGCTGGGTCGGCGACGGCTTCCAGATCACGGTGTTGCCCATCAGCGCGGGCGCGGTGGGCAGGTTGCCGGCGATCGCGGTGAAGTTGAACGGCGTGATCGCATAGACGACCCCCTCGAGCGGGCGGTGGTCGGTGCGGTTCCACACGCCGGGGCTGTTGGCGATCGGCTGCTCGGCGAGGATCTGGGCGGCGTAGTGGACGTTGAAGCGCCAGAAGTCGATGAGCTCGCAGGCGCTGTCGATCTCGGCCTGCGCCACCGTCTTGGACTGCCCGAGCATCGTGGCGGCGTTGAGGCGCTGGCGCCACGGCCCGGCCAGCAGCTCGGCCGCCCGGAGCAGGACCGCGCCGCGCTCGTCGGCCGGCATCGCCCGCCAGCCCGGCGCCGCGGCCCGGGCGGCCTCCAGCGCCGCACGCGCGTCGTCGTGGGTGCTCGCGCGCGTCACGCCCAGCACGTGGGCGTGGTCGTGCGGCTGCACGACGGGGATCTCCTCACCCCCGCCGGACACCCAGCGGCCGCCGATGTGGGCGGGCAGGTCGCGGGCGCCGGCCGACAGGTGCTCGAACTCGGTGCGCAGCGCCGCGCGCTCCGCGCTGCCGGGCGCGTAGGTCAGGATCGGCTCGTTGACGGGGGTGGGCGGCGTCGTGAGGGCGTCCATGGGCCGACTCTCTCACCCGGTCCGCGGCCCTCCAAGGGTTTCGCCCCGGCGGCCGCGGCCGCTTTAGAAGGCGGAGCCGTCGAGCAGCTGCGGGATCTCCTGGGTGGCGAACCAGGCCAGGTCGTCGTCGGGGTCGGGCTCGGCGTCGATGTCGACGTGGACGGCGACCAGGTCGCGCAGCGGCACGGCCGCGTCGGGGTCGGCGACCTCCGCGACCAGCACCACGCGCCGCCCGGGTGCGCCCAGCAGCTCGGCGGAGGCGAGGGCGGCCTCGGTGAGCGCGGCGTACTCGCCCTCCTCGGTCTCGTCGGGGGCGACGAACCGGTCCTCACCGGCCGGCACCTCACCGGCGGCGACGTGCGCGGCCAGTCCCTCGAGGGTGGTGGGGACGTAGACCCGGGTGCTCATGACTGCTTCTCCTTGGTGCGCCGCCGCCCGCGCGGCGCCTTCGGCCGCCCGCCGGTCACGGTGTCGAGCAGCTCGTCGAGCGCCTCGCCGATGCTCTGGGCGAGCACGTCGGCGTCCGGGACCAGGTCGCGGTCGGCGGTGATGCCGTAGTAGACCTGCCCGTCGTACGACGTGACGCCGATCGCGACCGTCTGGCCCGGCAGCAGCGACGGGACGGGGTAGGTCGCGACCATCCGGGACCCTGCGGCGTAGAGCGGGGTCTGCGGGCCGGGCACGTTGGTGACGGTGAGGTGGAAGCCGCGGCGCCGCTGGGCGGCCGCGACCCGGGCGCCGATGGCGTGGAAGGTCGCCGGCGCGAAGCCGGCGATGCCGGCGAGCCGGTCGGCCGCGACCGCGCGGCCGGTCTCCTGGTGGAGCTTGAAGGAGTAGGAGACCTGGTGCAGGCGGACCACGGGGCTCGGCTCGCCGACGGGCAGGTCGACCTCGTGGGCGGCGATCTGCGAGCCGAGCGAGGTCGCCTCGAGCTCCTCGTCGATGACCGAGACCGGCACGACCGCGCGCACCTTGCGCAGGCCGGCAAGCGACTCCGCGCGGTTCATCAGCCAGGCCCGCAGGCCGCCAGCGACGCTGGCCAGCACGACGTCGTTGACGGTGCCGCCGTGCGCGGTGCGGATGCGCCGGTGGTCCTCCAGCGGGCGGGCCACGCCGACCACGCGGCGCTGCTGGGACAGCGGGCCGCTGAGCGGGGTGACCCGCTCCGGCGGCCGGCCCGAGAGGCCGGTGGCGACCCGGGCGACCCGGTGGGCGGACTCGTCGGCGCCGCGCAGGACCTCCTCGGCGCGGCTGCGGGCGGTGTCGAGCAGAGTGGTGCGGTCACGCAGGTGGTCGCGCAGGGCGCCGACGACCAGGGAGGTGGGCGAGGGGCCGCGGTCCGGGCGCCACGGGTCGGCGCCGAGCTCCTTGGGCTCCGGGGAGGTGTCGAGCAGCACCTGGCCCAGCTCGACGGTGTCCACCCCGTCCACCAGCACCTGGTGGGACTTGTAGAGCAGCGCGACGTGGCCCTCGCTGAGGCCCTCGATGAAGTAGACCTCCCACAGCGGCCGGTTGCGGTCGAGGGGTCGCGACACGATCCGCGCGACCAGCTCGCGCAGCTGGTCGGCGCTGCCGGGGCGGGGCAGCGCCGAGCGCCGCACGTGGAACTCCAGGTCGAAGTGGGGGTCGTCGACCCACACCGGGTTGGCCAGCCGACCGGGCACCGACTGCAGGCGCTGGCGATAGCGCGGGACGAACGAGATCCGCTCGGAGATCAGCTCGCGCAGGCACTCGTGGTCGAACCCGCGCTCGCCGGGCTCGAAGATCTCGACCGTCGCGTTGTGCATCGGCGTCGCCGGGGTCTCCTCCGCCAGCAGCGCCAGGTCTCGTGGGCGCAGTCGCTCGCTCATCCGCCACGCCCTTCCCTCGCCGGTCCGGGCCGCCAGGCCCCCCACTTGCTCCGCATGGGATTCTGACAGACGTCGCGCCCCGGACGGCGCAGCAGCCGTCCGACACGTGCAGACGCCCGCACCCCACCGTGAAGAGGATGAGGAAGTGTCCCCCATGCGCCGTTCGATCGCGATCCCTGCGGTCCTCGCCACCTGCCTGTTCTTCGCCGCCTGCGGGGAGGACGACAGCGACTCGCCCACGGGCGACGCGGCCCCGCAGGTCATCGAGGTCACCATCCAGGACGGCACCGTCACCCCGAACGGCGAGCGCGTCCGGCTCGAGCAGGGCCAGGACGTGGAGTTCCTGATCGACGCCGACAAGGCCGGCGAGCTGCACGTGCACACCGACGGCGAGGGACAGACCCTCCCCTACAACAAGGGCGTGAGCACCCTGGAGCTCCCCCTCGACGAGTCCCCGGGCCAGATCGAGGTGGAGACCCACGACCCCGACGTCGTGGTCGTCCTGCTCGAGATCCGCTGAGGTGCCCGCCGACGGGCTGACACTGGCGCACGGCATCGGCGGGGCCAAGGACCTGCCGATCTCCCCCGAGCTGGCGATCGCCGGCGCGGTGGCGGCGCTGGTGCTCTCCTTCACGGTCCTCGCCGTGGCGTGGCGTACGCCGCGCTTCGACGGCCCCCGCAGCGGCCGGCCGGTCCCGCGGCTGGGCCGGATCGTCCTCTCGACGCCGTTCCGCGTCGCCGCGCGGGTGCTCGGCATGGCGCTGTTCGTGTTCGCCGCCGTCGCCGCGCTCTTCGGTGAGAACCTCCTGACCAACCCGATCTTCGGGATCTTCTACGTCTGGTGGTGGGTGGGCCTGGTGCCCGCCTCGTTCTTCCTCGGCCCGGTCTGGAAGGCGATCAGCCCGGTCCGCACCATCAACCTGCTCGTGGCCCGGGCTACCGGGTCGGACCCCGACCGCGGCCTGTTCGACTACCCCGCCCGGCTCGGCTACTGGCCGGCCGCGCTGGGCCTGTTCGCGTTCGTGTGGCTGGAGCTCGCCTACGTCTACTCCACCGAGCTCGGTCCGGTGCGGCTGTGGTGCGCGGCGTACGTCGCGATCATGCTCATCGGCGGCGCACTGTTCGGCAACACCTTCTATGAGAAGGCCGACCCCTTCGAGGTCTACTCCACCCTGGTGGCGAAGATGTCGATCTGGGCGGTGCGCGACGGGCAGCTGGTGGTGCGCACCCCGCTGTCCAACCTCGACTCTGCCGAGGTCGGCCCGGGCCTGGTGGCGGTCGTGTCGGTGCTGTTCGGCAGCACCGGCTACGACTCGTTCCGGGAGAGCACGTACTGGCTGAAGTTCATCCAGAACAACGAGACGATCACGACCACCCCGTGGCTCGGCGAGTGGATCGGCACCTTCGGCCTGCTGGCCATGGTGCTGCTCGTGGGGCTGATCTTCGTGGTCGCGACGATGGCGACCGGGGTGCTGTCGGACCCCGAAGGTGGTGCGCGCGGCCGCTGGGCGGTACGCCGCCGGCTGCCGAACCAGTTCGCGCACTCGATCGTGCCGATCATCGTGGGCTACATCGTGGCCCACTACTTCACCTACCTGGTGGAGATGGGCCAGCTGACCCTGATCCAGGCCAGCGACCCGCTCAGCAACGGCAGCAACCTCTTCGGCACCGGCGACTGGAAGGTGAACTACGGCCTGGCCGATCACCCGACGTTCATCGCCAACCTCAAGGTCGTCGCCGTGGTCATCGGCCACGTGCTCGGCGTGATCTCCGCGCACGACCGCGCGGTCCGGCTGCTGCCGCCGCGCCACCAGCTCACCGGCCAGCTGCCGCTGCTGTTCGCGATGGTCGCCTTCACCGCCGGCGGGCTCTACCTGCTCTTCGCGTCCTGACGCTCCTCGCCGGCGCCCCGAGCAGGGCGTCGGCGAGGGCGCCGACGCCGCGGGTCAGCGCGGAGTCCCCACCGTCGAGGAACGTGCGGCCGGTGAGCAGTGCCCGGTCGGTCGCGGCCCGGTCCTCGGGCAGGAAGTGCAGCCCGGCGAGAGGCACGAAGCCCGCCACCATCGACGCGACCTCGCGCTCGGACCATCCCAGCGTCGGGCGCATCCGGTTGAGCACCACCCGCAGCGGCGCGGTCACGCCGTTCTCGCGCAGCTCCACCAGCGCGCGCGCCAGCCTGGCCAGCCCCACGGGATCGGGGGCGCCGACCACCACCACCTCGTCGGCCGACTCCAGCGCGGCGAGCGTGAGCTGGTGGCGCGCCGGGCGCGGTCCGACGTCGGCCAGCGGATCGCTCTCCAGGCTGGCCCCGGTGTCCACGACGACCTGCCCGGCGGCGCGAGCGACGTCGAGGAGCACCTCGAGCGCGCCCGGCCGGACCTCGGTCCACCGGTCCGGGCGCGGGAGCCCGGTGATGACCGACAGGTCCGCGCCGATCGAGCGCTGGACGGTGGCGAAGCGGTCGGCGAGCTGTCCCGCCGCGGCCAGCCGGGCGGCGGCCAGCAGCCCGGAGACCTCATCGAGGATGCCGAGCTGTTGGGAGATGCTCGCGGCCTGCGGGTCGGCGTCGACCAGCACCGTGCGCAGTCCCCGGCGAGCCAGCTCGGCGGCCAGGCCCACCGCGACCGTCGAGCGCCCCGGGGCGCCGGCGGGGCCCCACACCGCGACGATGCGACCCGGGCGCCCGGGGGCCGAGCCCGCGGCGGCGTCCCCGCGGTCGTCCGGCAGGTCCTCGGCCGCCGGCTGCGTCGGGGGCTGCTCGCGGGCCGCCAGGACGGCGCCGGGCAGGTCCTCCAGCCCGTCCTCGCCGAGCACCGAGGCGATCCCCAGCCGGACGGCGTGCAGGCGCGCGGCGTCCGCAGGAGTCGTGCGCGCCGCGACCGCCACCGCGCGTACGCCGTGGGCCCGCAGGTGCTCGATCGCCGGCCCGTCGAGGCCGGGGGCGTCGAGCCCGACCACCGCGACGTCGGCCTGCCCCGCGGAGGCAACGGCGAGCAGGTCGTCGACGTCCACGCACCGCTTCAGCACCACCACGCCGGTGGTCTCCCCCAGCAGCGTCATCGCCCGGGACTCCCAGGCCGCACCCGCCGCGACCACCAGGACGACGACGGGGGCGCGCACGCTCACCGACCCAGGGTCACGGTGACGACGGCATCGCCGCTGCGTCCGAGCCTGTCGAAGAACGCGGCCACGTCGGACTCCTCGACGGCGAGCACCAGCTGGCGCCGGCCGCTGACGCCGTAGGCCTCGTCGGGCGCCGGCACCTCGACGACCGCCACGTCGTCGAGCGCCGGCCCGGCGGCCAGGGTCGCGGGGTCGACCCCCGCGCCCGCGACGAGATAGACATCCACGGTCGACCCCGGTCCGACGGCCGGCGGGACCTGGTCGACGGCCACCGGCACCTGGACGGTGCCGGCGTCGGCCGCGGGGCCCACCGCCGAGCGCGGCAGCAGCTCACCGGCCCCGACCGCGCGCAGCAGCCGCAGGTCCGCGGGGATCTCCTCGTCGGCGGTGAAGTACCCCTCGAGGTCGGCCTCGTCGGCAAAACCGACCTCGTGGGCGACCAGGTCGGCAGCGGTGAGGACGTCACCGGCGCCGAGGTCCTCCGACACGGCCCAGACCGGCACCCGGTCGTCGGCCGCGGCGAGGAGCCGCGAGCCCAGGACCACCGACACCGCGACGAGCGCCACCCCTGCCCACATGCGCGGGTCGCGCCACCCCGGACGGCGCGTGCGCGTGGCCGCCGGGACGGCGGACGCGGCGACCTGACCGGGTGCTCTCGACACGGCGCCCATCATGCCCAGCACGGCTGTTGCGGACACCTGGTCCTCCACAGGACCGACCGGGGTGCTGCCAGCAGGGGGACCCGGGTGCGACGATGTGGCCATGGCCGGCACGCCCCGCTTCCTCACCCTCGCCGACGTGGCCGAGGTGCTCAACACCTCCGCGGCGCAGGTCTATGCCCTCGTGCGTCGCGGCGAGCTGCCCGCCATCAAGATCGGCGGACGCGGGCAGTGGCGCGTGGAGTCCGCCCAGCTCGAGGAGTTCATCGAGCGGATGTACGCCGAGACCCGCACGTTCGTCGACGAGCACCCGTTCGTGGAGGCCGAGCCGAGCGCAGATCCCCGTCCCTGAGCGGGATCGGCGCGCTCGACCGGGTCAGCCGACCTCGGAGTCGAGCTCGACCTCGACCAGGCGCTCCTGGCCCTCGCGCACGACGGTGAACTCCACGGTCTCCCCCGGCTGGTGGGTCCGGATCGCCACGATCAGCGCGATGCCGTCGCTCACCCGCTCCCCGTCGATCGCCACCACCAGGTCACCGGCCTCCAGGCCGCTGTCCTCGGCCGGGCTCCCGGCCATCACCGAGTCGATCTCGGCGCCCGCGCCCTCCTGGCGACCGGTCTGGACCTTTGCCCCGATCACGGGGTAGCGCGCCTCGCCGGTGCGCAGGATCTGGTCGGCGGTGATGCGGACCTGCTCGATCGGGATCGCGAAGCCCACCCCGATGTTGCCGGACTCGTTGCCCAGCAGCGTGCCGCCGGTGGTGGCGATCGCGGAGTTCACGCCGACCACCTGGCCGCGCAGGTTGACCAGCGGGCCACCGGAGTTGCCGGGGTTGATCGCCGCGTCGGTCTGCACGGCGTTGATGTAGGAGGAGTCGTTCGCCGAGTCGCCGGTGGTGACCGGACGCTGGAGGGCGCTGACGATGCCCGCGGTGACCGTCGAGCTCAGCCCGAGCGGCGATCCGATGGCGACGACCGTCTCCCCCACCCGCAGCGCCTGCGAGGCGCCCAGCGCGGCGGGGGTCAGGCCCTCGGCGTCGGCGGCGTACAGCACCGCGAGGTCGTAGACCGGGCTGCGCCCCACGATCTCCGCGGAGTAGCGGTTGCCGTCCTGGTCGACGATCGTGATCGCGTCGTCGCCGCGGCCGGCCTCGGCCACGACGTGGTTGTTGGTGACGATGTGCCCCTGCTTGTCGAGCACGAAGCCGGACCCGGTGGCGCCGCCGCCCTCGCCGTCGACCTCCGCGAGGATCTGCACGGTGCTGGGCAGCAGCTCCTGGGCGACCGCGGCGACCGAGCCGTCGTCGCCGTCCAGCGGCGGCAGCTCCATGAGGTCGACCCCGGCGAGGCCGGCGCTCACGACGCCGGGCTCGCGCTCGGCCAGCTCCTCGTGCAGCACGGCGCCGCCGTACCCGCCGAGCAGGCCCACGGCGAGCGCGAGCACGGTGACCGCCGGCCACATCCAGCCGCTGGGCCGGGCACGCCGGTGCGCCGGCTGGGCCGGCTGGGGAGCCGTCGGCGCCGCGCCGTAGCCCACCCACGGCGGCGGTGCCGTCGGCCGCGGTCCGGCGGGCGGCGTCCAGGTCGGCGCCGCGGCCGTCGGGACGATCGGCTGGGTCGGCTCGCCCTCGCCGGAAGCGGGCCGGGGCGCGGGCTCGTCGTGGTCGTTCACTCCGCCATCATCACCCGCACCCCGAAATCACGGCACCGCGGCCGGGTGTCAGGGACGGTGGGGCACCGGCCCGAACAGGGGCGAGGGTCCCTGTGTCGGGGTGACGTGGTTGACCGAGGCAGGCGCCGGCGGGCGGTCGACCGGCGGGGCGGAGGACTGGCTGGACCCGAGCACGAGCACGCCCAGCACCGCGGCGCCGACCGCGCCGCCACCGACGGCCGCGACGGTCCCGCGGCGGGGCCGGCGGGAGGCGGCGGTGGCCAGGGCGAGATAGGCGTCCCCGGGAGGTACGCCGAGCCGTGCGTCCGGGTGCATCCCGGCACACGCGCCGCGCAGCGAGCCCTTCAGCCCGTCCGGTGCGTGGGCCTGCCCCATGGCCAGGCCGGCGAGGCGGGTCTTGACCCAGCCCTCGCGCTCCACCAGGTCCCGGCAGCTGTGGCACTGGTGCACGTGGGCCCAGGCGCGCTCGGCCTCGGCCTCCGGCAGCTGACCGTCGAGCAGGGCGCTGACGCGGGTCCCGAGGTGGCCGATCACTGTGCCCTCCCCCGTCCGAGCAACCGGTTCGTGGCACTGTCGGCCGGCTCGAGCACGTCGGGCGTCGGGCCGGAGTAGCGGGTGCGCCCCGCCGCCGGCGCCCGGTGCGCGAGCGCGGTGCGCAGCATCGCGCGCCCGCGGTGGATGCGGGAGCGGACGG from Nocardioides sp. dk884 harbors:
- a CDS encoding zf-HC2 domain-containing protein, translating into MIGHLGTRVSALLDGQLPEAEAERAWAHVHQCHSCRDLVEREGWVKTRLAGLAMGQAHAPDGLKGSLRGACAGMHPDARLGVPPGDAYLALATAASRRPRRGTVAAVGGGAVGAAVLGVLVLGSSQSSAPPVDRPPAPASVNHVTPTQGPSPLFGPVPHRP